A single window of Onychomys torridus chromosome 8, mOncTor1.1, whole genome shotgun sequence DNA harbors:
- the Kcnh6 gene encoding potassium voltage-gated channel subfamily H member 6 isoform X2: MPVRRGHVAPQNTYLDTIIRKFEGQSRKFLIANAQMENCAIIYCNDGFCELFGYSRVEVMQRPCTCDFLTGPNTPSSAVSRLAQALLGAEECKVDILYYRKDASSFRCLVDVVPVKNEDGAVIMFILNFEDLAQLLAKSSSRSLTRRLLSHSFLGSEGSHSRPSGQGPGPGRGKYRTVSQIPQFTLNFVEFNLEKHRSGSTTEIEIIAPHKVAERTQNVTEKVTQVLSLGADVLPEYKLQAPRIHRGTILHYSPFKAVWDWLILLLVIYTAVFTPYSAAFLLSNQDESQRGTCGYTCSPLTVVDLIVDIMFVVDIVINFRTTYVNTNDEVVSHPRRIAVHYFKGWFLIDMVAAIPFDLLIFRTGSDETTTLIGLLKTARLLRLVRVARKLDRYSEYGAAVLFLLMCTFALIAHWLACIWYAIGNVERPYLEPKIGWLDSLGAQLGKRYNGSDPASGPSVQDKYVTALYFTFSSLTSVGFGNVSPNTNSEKVFSICVMLIGSLMYASIFGNVSAIIQRLYSGTARYHTQMLRVKEFIRFHQIPNPLRQRLEEYFQHAWSYTNGIDMNAVLKGFPECLQADICLHLHRTLLQHCPAFHGASKGCLRALAVKFKTTHAPPGDTLVHLGDVLSTLYFISRGSIEILRDDVVVAILGKNDIFGEPVSLHARPGKSSADVRALTYCDLHKIHRADLLEVLDMYPAFADTFWNKLEVTFNLRDADGGLQSSPQQAPGNQDSQGFFLNDINGSAVPSLSISDASGLWPELLQQMPPSLPNPHQDLDCWPRELGCKLEQLQAQMNRLESRMSSDLSHILQLLQEGHTSYILGAPASSDLALFPEASGTQSPEPRLLVGRTPSAQTLSYGDLDKHTQKPKTFSPRMRHLAVAMDKTLVPSSEQEHPEGLLSPLASSLCPLEVQGLISGPRFPSLPEHLSSVPKQLEFQRHGSDPGFTRS; the protein is encoded by the exons ATGCCAGTCCGAAGGGGCCACGTTGCTCCCCAAAACACTTACCTGGACACCATCATCCGCAAGTTCGAGGGCCAGA GTCGTAAGTTCCTGATTGCCAATGCGCAGATGGAGAACTGTGCCATCATTTACTGCAATGACGGCTTCTGCGAACTCTTTGGCTACTCCCGAGTGGAGGTGATGCAGCGACCCTGTACCTGTGACTTCCTCACGGGCCCCAACACTCCAAGCAGTGCTGTGTCTCGCTTGGCACAGGCCCTGCTTGGGGCTGAAGAGTGTAAGGTGGACATCCTCTACTACCGCAAGGATG CCTCCAGTTTCCGCTGCCTGGTGGACGTGGTACCCGTGAAGAACGAGGACGGGGCTGTCATCATGTTTATCCTCAATTTTGAGGACCTGGCCCAGCTCCTGGCCAAGAGCAGCAGCCGAAGCCTGACCCGGCGCCTGTTGTCGCATAGCTTCCTGGGCTCTG AGGGCTCTCACAGCAGGCCGAGTGGACAGGGGCCTGGCCCAGGCAGGGGCAAGTACAGAACCGTCAGCCAGATCCCACAGTTTACACTCAACTTCGTGGAGTTCAACCTGGAGAAGCATCGCTCGGGCTCCACCACAGAGATTGAGATCATTGCTCCACACAAGGTGGCGGAGCGGACACAGAATGTCACTGAGAAGGTCACCCAG GTCCTGTCCCTGGGCGCAGATGTGCTGCCAGAGTATAAGCTTCAGGCACCGCGCATTCACCGAGGTACCATCCTACACTACAGCCCCTTCAAGGCCGTGTGGGACTGGCTTATCTTGCTTCTGGTCATCTATACAGCAGTCTTCACACCCTACTCAGCTGCCTTTCTGCTCAGCAACCAGGATGAATCACAGCGTGGTACCTGTGGCTATACCTGCAGCCCACTCACCGTGGTGGACCTCATTGTGGACATCATGTTCGTTGTGGATATTGTCATCAACTTCCGGACCACCTATGTCAACACCAATGATGAGGTGGTCAGCCACCCCCGACGGATCGCTGTCCACTACTTTAAGGGCTGGTTCCTAATTGACATGGTGGCTGCCATTCCTTTTGACCTGCTTATCTTCCGCACTGGCTCAGATGAG ACCACCACCTTGATCGGGTTACTGAAGACGGCACGCCTCCTGCGCCTGGTGCGTGTGGCCCGGAAGCTGGACCGATACTCTGAGTATGGGGCCGCTGTGCTCTTCTTGCTCATGTGCACCTTCGCGCTCATAGCACACTGGCTGGCCTGCATCTGGTACGCCATCGGCAACGTGGAACGACCCTACTTGGAGCCCAAGATCGGCTGGCTGGACAGCTTAGGTGCACAGCTCGGCAAGCGCTATAATGGCAGTGACCCGGCCTCAGGACCCTCTGTGCAGGACAAGTACGTCACGGCCCTCTACTTCACCTTCAGCAGCCTCACCAGCGTGGGCTTCGGCAATGTGTCACCTAACACCAACTCTGAGAAGGTCTTCTCTATCTGCGTCATGCTCATTGGCT ccctTATGTACGCCAGCATCTTCGGCAACGTGTCGGCCATCATCCAGCGCTTGTACTCGGGCACTGCGCGCTACCACACGCAGATGCTGCGTGTCAAGGAGTTCATTCGCTTCCACCAGATCCCCAACCCGCTGCGGCAGCGCCTGGAAGAGTATTTCCAGCACGCCTGGTCCTACACAAACGGCATCGACATGAATGCG GTGCTGAAGGGCTTCCCTGAGTGCCTGCAGGCCGACATCTGCCTGCACCTGCACCGTACGCTGCTGCAGCACTGCCCCGCCTTCCACGGTGCCAGCAAGGGGTGCCTGCGCGCTCTCGCGGTCAAGTTCAAGACCACGCACGCGCCGCCTGGGGACACACTGGTGCACCTGGGCGACGTGCTCTCCACGCTCTACTTCATCTCTCGAGGCTCCATTGAGATCCTGCGCGATGACGTGGTCGTGGCCATTCTAG GGAAGAATGACATCTTTGGGGAGCCTGTTAGTCTCCATGCCAGGCCAGGCAAATCTAGTGCGGATGTGCGTGCCCTGACCTACTGTGACCTGCACAAGATCCATCGAGCAGACCTGCTGGAGGTGCTGGACATGTACCCTGCCTTTGCAGACACCTTCTGGAATAAGCTGGAGGTCACCTTCAACCTGCGGGAC GCAGATGGGGGTCTCCAGTCATCACCCCAACAGGCCCCAGGCAACCAAGATTCCCAAGGCTTCTTCCTCAATGACATTAATGGCA GTGCAGTCCCTTCCCTAAGCATCTCAGACGCATCTGGGCTTTGGCCTGAATTGCTACAGCAAATGCCCCCAAGTCTTCCAAACCCACATCAGGACCTGGATTGCTGGCCTCGGGAACTAGGCTGTAAGTTAGAGCAGCTCCAGGCCCAGATGAACAG ACTGGAGTCCCGCATGTCCTCAGACCTCAGCCACATCCTACAGCTACTTCAGGAGGGCCACACCAGCTACATCCTGGGTGCCCCTGCCTCCAGTGACCTGGCCTTGTTTCCCGAAGCTTCAGGAACTCAGAGTCCAGAGCCCAGGCTTCTGGTGGGACGTACGCCCTCTGCACAG ACCCTAAGCTATGGTGACTTGGACAAACATACTCAGAAGCCCAAGACTTTCTCCCCCAGGATGCGTCACTTGGCTGTGGCAATGGACAAAACTCTGGTACCATCCTCAGAACAGGAACATCCTGAGGGGCTCTTGTCACCTCTGGCCTCATCTCTGTGTCCCCTGGAAGTCCAGGGACTCATCAGTGGCCCTcgctttccttcccttcctgaaCACCTCAGCTCTGTTCCCAAGCAGCTGGAGTTTCAGAGACATGGTTCAGATCCTGGCTTCACAAGGAGTTAG
- the Kcnh6 gene encoding potassium voltage-gated channel subfamily H member 6 isoform X1 gives MPVRRGHVAPQNTYLDTIIRKFEGQSRKFLIANAQMENCAIIYCNDGFCELFGYSRVEVMQRPCTCDFLTGPNTPSSAVSRLAQALLGAEECKVDILYYRKDASSFRCLVDVVPVKNEDGAVIMFILNFEDLAQLLAKSSSRSLTRRLLSHSFLGSEGSHSRPSGQGPGPGRGKYRTVSQIPQFTLNFVEFNLEKHRSGSTTEIEIIAPHKVAERTQNVTEKVTQVLSLGADVLPEYKLQAPRIHRGTILHYSPFKAVWDWLILLLVIYTAVFTPYSAAFLLSNQDESQRGTCGYTCSPLTVVDLIVDIMFVVDIVINFRTTYVNTNDEVVSHPRRIAVHYFKGWFLIDMVAAIPFDLLIFRTGSDETTTLIGLLKTARLLRLVRVARKLDRYSEYGAAVLFLLMCTFALIAHWLACIWYAIGNVERPYLEPKIGWLDSLGAQLGKRYNGSDPASGPSVQDKYVTALYFTFSSLTSVGFGNVSPNTNSEKVFSICVMLIGSLMYASIFGNVSAIIQRLYSGTARYHTQMLRVKEFIRFHQIPNPLRQRLEEYFQHAWSYTNGIDMNAVLKGFPECLQADICLHLHRTLLQHCPAFHGASKGCLRALAVKFKTTHAPPGDTLVHLGDVLSTLYFISRGSIEILRDDVVVAILGKNDIFGEPVSLHARPGKSSADVRALTYCDLHKIHRADLLEVLDMYPAFADTFWNKLEVTFNLRDADGGLQSSPQQAPGNQDSQGFFLNDINGSQSGAVPSLSISDASGLWPELLQQMPPSLPNPHQDLDCWPRELGCKLEQLQAQMNRLESRMSSDLSHILQLLQEGHTSYILGAPASSDLALFPEASGTQSPEPRLLVGRTPSAQTLSYGDLDKHTQKPKTFSPRMRHLAVAMDKTLVPSSEQEHPEGLLSPLASSLCPLEVQGLISGPRFPSLPEHLSSVPKQLEFQRHGSDPGFTRS, from the exons ATGCCAGTCCGAAGGGGCCACGTTGCTCCCCAAAACACTTACCTGGACACCATCATCCGCAAGTTCGAGGGCCAGA GTCGTAAGTTCCTGATTGCCAATGCGCAGATGGAGAACTGTGCCATCATTTACTGCAATGACGGCTTCTGCGAACTCTTTGGCTACTCCCGAGTGGAGGTGATGCAGCGACCCTGTACCTGTGACTTCCTCACGGGCCCCAACACTCCAAGCAGTGCTGTGTCTCGCTTGGCACAGGCCCTGCTTGGGGCTGAAGAGTGTAAGGTGGACATCCTCTACTACCGCAAGGATG CCTCCAGTTTCCGCTGCCTGGTGGACGTGGTACCCGTGAAGAACGAGGACGGGGCTGTCATCATGTTTATCCTCAATTTTGAGGACCTGGCCCAGCTCCTGGCCAAGAGCAGCAGCCGAAGCCTGACCCGGCGCCTGTTGTCGCATAGCTTCCTGGGCTCTG AGGGCTCTCACAGCAGGCCGAGTGGACAGGGGCCTGGCCCAGGCAGGGGCAAGTACAGAACCGTCAGCCAGATCCCACAGTTTACACTCAACTTCGTGGAGTTCAACCTGGAGAAGCATCGCTCGGGCTCCACCACAGAGATTGAGATCATTGCTCCACACAAGGTGGCGGAGCGGACACAGAATGTCACTGAGAAGGTCACCCAG GTCCTGTCCCTGGGCGCAGATGTGCTGCCAGAGTATAAGCTTCAGGCACCGCGCATTCACCGAGGTACCATCCTACACTACAGCCCCTTCAAGGCCGTGTGGGACTGGCTTATCTTGCTTCTGGTCATCTATACAGCAGTCTTCACACCCTACTCAGCTGCCTTTCTGCTCAGCAACCAGGATGAATCACAGCGTGGTACCTGTGGCTATACCTGCAGCCCACTCACCGTGGTGGACCTCATTGTGGACATCATGTTCGTTGTGGATATTGTCATCAACTTCCGGACCACCTATGTCAACACCAATGATGAGGTGGTCAGCCACCCCCGACGGATCGCTGTCCACTACTTTAAGGGCTGGTTCCTAATTGACATGGTGGCTGCCATTCCTTTTGACCTGCTTATCTTCCGCACTGGCTCAGATGAG ACCACCACCTTGATCGGGTTACTGAAGACGGCACGCCTCCTGCGCCTGGTGCGTGTGGCCCGGAAGCTGGACCGATACTCTGAGTATGGGGCCGCTGTGCTCTTCTTGCTCATGTGCACCTTCGCGCTCATAGCACACTGGCTGGCCTGCATCTGGTACGCCATCGGCAACGTGGAACGACCCTACTTGGAGCCCAAGATCGGCTGGCTGGACAGCTTAGGTGCACAGCTCGGCAAGCGCTATAATGGCAGTGACCCGGCCTCAGGACCCTCTGTGCAGGACAAGTACGTCACGGCCCTCTACTTCACCTTCAGCAGCCTCACCAGCGTGGGCTTCGGCAATGTGTCACCTAACACCAACTCTGAGAAGGTCTTCTCTATCTGCGTCATGCTCATTGGCT ccctTATGTACGCCAGCATCTTCGGCAACGTGTCGGCCATCATCCAGCGCTTGTACTCGGGCACTGCGCGCTACCACACGCAGATGCTGCGTGTCAAGGAGTTCATTCGCTTCCACCAGATCCCCAACCCGCTGCGGCAGCGCCTGGAAGAGTATTTCCAGCACGCCTGGTCCTACACAAACGGCATCGACATGAATGCG GTGCTGAAGGGCTTCCCTGAGTGCCTGCAGGCCGACATCTGCCTGCACCTGCACCGTACGCTGCTGCAGCACTGCCCCGCCTTCCACGGTGCCAGCAAGGGGTGCCTGCGCGCTCTCGCGGTCAAGTTCAAGACCACGCACGCGCCGCCTGGGGACACACTGGTGCACCTGGGCGACGTGCTCTCCACGCTCTACTTCATCTCTCGAGGCTCCATTGAGATCCTGCGCGATGACGTGGTCGTGGCCATTCTAG GGAAGAATGACATCTTTGGGGAGCCTGTTAGTCTCCATGCCAGGCCAGGCAAATCTAGTGCGGATGTGCGTGCCCTGACCTACTGTGACCTGCACAAGATCCATCGAGCAGACCTGCTGGAGGTGCTGGACATGTACCCTGCCTTTGCAGACACCTTCTGGAATAAGCTGGAGGTCACCTTCAACCTGCGGGAC GCAGATGGGGGTCTCCAGTCATCACCCCAACAGGCCCCAGGCAACCAAGATTCCCAAGGCTTCTTCCTCAATGACATTAATGGCAGTCAGTCAG GTGCAGTCCCTTCCCTAAGCATCTCAGACGCATCTGGGCTTTGGCCTGAATTGCTACAGCAAATGCCCCCAAGTCTTCCAAACCCACATCAGGACCTGGATTGCTGGCCTCGGGAACTAGGCTGTAAGTTAGAGCAGCTCCAGGCCCAGATGAACAG ACTGGAGTCCCGCATGTCCTCAGACCTCAGCCACATCCTACAGCTACTTCAGGAGGGCCACACCAGCTACATCCTGGGTGCCCCTGCCTCCAGTGACCTGGCCTTGTTTCCCGAAGCTTCAGGAACTCAGAGTCCAGAGCCCAGGCTTCTGGTGGGACGTACGCCCTCTGCACAG ACCCTAAGCTATGGTGACTTGGACAAACATACTCAGAAGCCCAAGACTTTCTCCCCCAGGATGCGTCACTTGGCTGTGGCAATGGACAAAACTCTGGTACCATCCTCAGAACAGGAACATCCTGAGGGGCTCTTGTCACCTCTGGCCTCATCTCTGTGTCCCCTGGAAGTCCAGGGACTCATCAGTGGCCCTcgctttccttcccttcctgaaCACCTCAGCTCTGTTCCCAAGCAGCTGGAGTTTCAGAGACATGGTTCAGATCCTGGCTTCACAAGGAGTTAG
- the Kcnh6 gene encoding potassium voltage-gated channel subfamily H member 6 isoform X3, which yields MPVRRGHVAPQNTYLDTIIRKFEGQSRKFLIANAQMENCAIIYCNDGFCELFGYSRVEVMQRPCTCDFLTGPNTPSSAVSRLAQALLGAEECKVDILYYRKDASSFRCLVDVVPVKNEDGAVIMFILNFEDLAQLLAKSSSRSLTRRLLSHSFLGSEGSHSRPSGQGPGPGRGKYRTVSQIPQFTLNFVEFNLEKHRSGSTTEIEIIAPHKVAERTQNVTEKVTQVLSLGADVLPEYKLQAPRIHRGTILHYSPFKAVWDWLILLLVIYTAVFTPYSAAFLLSNQDESQRGTCGYTCSPLTVVDLIVDIMFVVDIVINFRTTYVNTNDEVVSHPRRIAVHYFKGWFLIDMVAAIPFDLLIFRTGSDETTTLIGLLKTARLLRLVRVARKLDRYSEYGAAVLFLLMCTFALIAHWLACICSLTSVGFGNVSPNTNSEKVFSICVMLIGSLMYASIFGNVSAIIQRLYSGTARYHTQMLRVKEFIRFHQIPNPLRQRLEEYFQHAWSYTNGIDMNAVLKGFPECLQADICLHLHRTLLQHCPAFHGASKGCLRALAVKFKTTHAPPGDTLVHLGDVLSTLYFISRGSIEILRDDVVVAILGKNDIFGEPVSLHARPGKSSADVRALTYCDLHKIHRADLLEVLDMYPAFADTFWNKLEVTFNLRDADGGLQSSPQQAPGNQDSQGFFLNDINGSAVPSLSISDASGLWPELLQQMPPSLPNPHQDLDCWPRELGCKLEQLQAQMNRLESRMSSDLSHILQLLQEGHTSYILGAPASSDLALFPEASGTQSPEPRLLVGRTPSAQTLSYGDLDKHTQKPKTFSPRMRHLAVAMDKTLVPSSEQEHPEGLLSPLASSLCPLEVQGLISGPRFPSLPEHLSSVPKQLEFQRHGSDPGFTRS from the exons ATGCCAGTCCGAAGGGGCCACGTTGCTCCCCAAAACACTTACCTGGACACCATCATCCGCAAGTTCGAGGGCCAGA GTCGTAAGTTCCTGATTGCCAATGCGCAGATGGAGAACTGTGCCATCATTTACTGCAATGACGGCTTCTGCGAACTCTTTGGCTACTCCCGAGTGGAGGTGATGCAGCGACCCTGTACCTGTGACTTCCTCACGGGCCCCAACACTCCAAGCAGTGCTGTGTCTCGCTTGGCACAGGCCCTGCTTGGGGCTGAAGAGTGTAAGGTGGACATCCTCTACTACCGCAAGGATG CCTCCAGTTTCCGCTGCCTGGTGGACGTGGTACCCGTGAAGAACGAGGACGGGGCTGTCATCATGTTTATCCTCAATTTTGAGGACCTGGCCCAGCTCCTGGCCAAGAGCAGCAGCCGAAGCCTGACCCGGCGCCTGTTGTCGCATAGCTTCCTGGGCTCTG AGGGCTCTCACAGCAGGCCGAGTGGACAGGGGCCTGGCCCAGGCAGGGGCAAGTACAGAACCGTCAGCCAGATCCCACAGTTTACACTCAACTTCGTGGAGTTCAACCTGGAGAAGCATCGCTCGGGCTCCACCACAGAGATTGAGATCATTGCTCCACACAAGGTGGCGGAGCGGACACAGAATGTCACTGAGAAGGTCACCCAG GTCCTGTCCCTGGGCGCAGATGTGCTGCCAGAGTATAAGCTTCAGGCACCGCGCATTCACCGAGGTACCATCCTACACTACAGCCCCTTCAAGGCCGTGTGGGACTGGCTTATCTTGCTTCTGGTCATCTATACAGCAGTCTTCACACCCTACTCAGCTGCCTTTCTGCTCAGCAACCAGGATGAATCACAGCGTGGTACCTGTGGCTATACCTGCAGCCCACTCACCGTGGTGGACCTCATTGTGGACATCATGTTCGTTGTGGATATTGTCATCAACTTCCGGACCACCTATGTCAACACCAATGATGAGGTGGTCAGCCACCCCCGACGGATCGCTGTCCACTACTTTAAGGGCTGGTTCCTAATTGACATGGTGGCTGCCATTCCTTTTGACCTGCTTATCTTCCGCACTGGCTCAGATGAG ACCACCACCTTGATCGGGTTACTGAAGACGGCACGCCTCCTGCGCCTGGTGCGTGTGGCCCGGAAGCTGGACCGATACTCTGAGTATGGGGCCGCTGTGCTCTTCTTGCTCATGTGCACCTTCGCGCTCATAGCACACTGGCTGGCCTGCATCTG CAGCCTCACCAGCGTGGGCTTCGGCAATGTGTCACCTAACACCAACTCTGAGAAGGTCTTCTCTATCTGCGTCATGCTCATTGGCT ccctTATGTACGCCAGCATCTTCGGCAACGTGTCGGCCATCATCCAGCGCTTGTACTCGGGCACTGCGCGCTACCACACGCAGATGCTGCGTGTCAAGGAGTTCATTCGCTTCCACCAGATCCCCAACCCGCTGCGGCAGCGCCTGGAAGAGTATTTCCAGCACGCCTGGTCCTACACAAACGGCATCGACATGAATGCG GTGCTGAAGGGCTTCCCTGAGTGCCTGCAGGCCGACATCTGCCTGCACCTGCACCGTACGCTGCTGCAGCACTGCCCCGCCTTCCACGGTGCCAGCAAGGGGTGCCTGCGCGCTCTCGCGGTCAAGTTCAAGACCACGCACGCGCCGCCTGGGGACACACTGGTGCACCTGGGCGACGTGCTCTCCACGCTCTACTTCATCTCTCGAGGCTCCATTGAGATCCTGCGCGATGACGTGGTCGTGGCCATTCTAG GGAAGAATGACATCTTTGGGGAGCCTGTTAGTCTCCATGCCAGGCCAGGCAAATCTAGTGCGGATGTGCGTGCCCTGACCTACTGTGACCTGCACAAGATCCATCGAGCAGACCTGCTGGAGGTGCTGGACATGTACCCTGCCTTTGCAGACACCTTCTGGAATAAGCTGGAGGTCACCTTCAACCTGCGGGAC GCAGATGGGGGTCTCCAGTCATCACCCCAACAGGCCCCAGGCAACCAAGATTCCCAAGGCTTCTTCCTCAATGACATTAATGGCA GTGCAGTCCCTTCCCTAAGCATCTCAGACGCATCTGGGCTTTGGCCTGAATTGCTACAGCAAATGCCCCCAAGTCTTCCAAACCCACATCAGGACCTGGATTGCTGGCCTCGGGAACTAGGCTGTAAGTTAGAGCAGCTCCAGGCCCAGATGAACAG ACTGGAGTCCCGCATGTCCTCAGACCTCAGCCACATCCTACAGCTACTTCAGGAGGGCCACACCAGCTACATCCTGGGTGCCCCTGCCTCCAGTGACCTGGCCTTGTTTCCCGAAGCTTCAGGAACTCAGAGTCCAGAGCCCAGGCTTCTGGTGGGACGTACGCCCTCTGCACAG ACCCTAAGCTATGGTGACTTGGACAAACATACTCAGAAGCCCAAGACTTTCTCCCCCAGGATGCGTCACTTGGCTGTGGCAATGGACAAAACTCTGGTACCATCCTCAGAACAGGAACATCCTGAGGGGCTCTTGTCACCTCTGGCCTCATCTCTGTGTCCCCTGGAAGTCCAGGGACTCATCAGTGGCCCTcgctttccttcccttcctgaaCACCTCAGCTCTGTTCCCAAGCAGCTGGAGTTTCAGAGACATGGTTCAGATCCTGGCTTCACAAGGAGTTAG